The following coding sequences lie in one Arachis ipaensis cultivar K30076 chromosome B05, Araip1.1, whole genome shotgun sequence genomic window:
- the LOC107641188 gene encoding protein MAIN-LIKE 2-like, with product MSVGVTTERGKKRPNRNLLVRKLDPPQTWNPMVENYLRATGFYHVSRIGVIRGFHPLLAALVERWRPETHTFVLPVGEVTVTLEDVAHIFGLPIDGEPVSGWTDSSGDFLQSQSIAIFGREPVVSRSSKSYIKLGWVRRIRDAELLDTEESIRRYVRYQIFYLLGSTLFTDKSTAYTHAKYLPLLRDFERIHTYSWGSACLAHLYRALCRASRYDTKEMDGPLNLLFVWAWERMPCIAPVPRQTLPPAEIPVAMRWSHSERTTMWLSKTVASFRHDIDYMQEGSNIPIIRGSLSGGRTTD from the exons ATGAGTGTGGGGGTTACTACTGAGAGAGGGAAAAAACGG CCAAACAGGAATTTGTTGGTACGTAAATTGGATCCGCCCCAGACGTGGAACCCGATGGTCGAGAACTACTTACGCGCCACGGGATTCTACCACGTCTCTAGGATTGGGGTGATAAGAGGATTTCACCCCTTATTAGCTGCTCTGGTTGAGAGGTGGAGGCCGGAAACTCATACCTTTGTATTGCCGGTCGGTGAGGTTACAGTGACATTGGAAGATGTCGCTCATATATTTGGCCTACCCATTGATGGAGAGCCTGTGAGTGGATGGACTGATAGTAGTGGCGACTTCCTGCAGAGTCAGAGCATCGCGATATTTGGTCGTGAACCAGTAGTCAGTCGTTCCTCGAAATCCTATATAAAGTTGGGTTGGGTTCGACGTATTAGAGATGCAGAGCTGTTGGACACTGAGGAGTCCATTAGGAGATACGTCAGATATCAGATCTTCTATTTGTTAGGGTCGACCCTATTCACGGATAAGTCGACCGCATACACCCATGCGAAGTATCTACCATTACTTCGCGATTTCGAGCGGATCCATACATATAGTTGGGGTTCAGCATGTCTCGCACATCTTTACAGAGCACTATGCCGTGCATCACGATATGATACAAAGGAGATGGATGGCCCTCTGAATCTGTTGTTTGTTTGGGCATGGGAGCGAATGCCGTGTATTGCTCCCGTACCGAGACAGACCCTTCCACCGGCTGAAATACCAGTTGCCATGAG GTGGAGTCATTCGGAACGGACAACAATGTGGTTATCGAAGACCGTTGCGAGTTTCAGGCATGATATAGACTACATGCAGGAG GGTTCTAATATACCAATAATACGTGGCAGTTTGAGTGGCGGCCGTACGACGGATTGA
- the LOC110262566 gene encoding LEAF RUST 10 DISEASE-RESISTANCE LOCUS RECEPTOR-LIKE PROTEIN KINASE-like 1.4, with protein MNKVLDPRLGFQSDHKIKQMITAVAELALECMNSPQELRPNMEQVLEILNGIRKERFEVNSEKAFKIFHHAELEEATKHFDTCLGKGGFATVYYGKLKDGREIAVKHFHNEIEKSINQFMKEIEILSLLQHQNLVLLYGGSSRHRKNHLLVYEYISNGTLSKCLQGPSSEKLSWLTRLNIAIETATTLVYLHDSGIIHRNVKGSNILLDENLTVKVADFGLSRSLPSSITHVSTMPVGTHAYIDPDYYESGRVSDRSDVYSFGVVLFELISLKPPSLLDDGESVTLAKFGITKMLNNAMEELVDPIFKFGSDKKLMGNDNSCGRVSISVCAVS; from the exons ATGAACAAGGTGTTGGATCCAAGACTTGGCTTCCAATCAGACCATAAAATCAAGCAGATGATAACTGCTGTAGCAGAGCTTGCACTTGAGTGCATGAATTCTCCACAAGAACTAAGGCCAAACATGGAACAAGTGCTAGAGATCCTCAATGGTATAAGAAAAGAGAGATTTGAAGTAAACTCAGAAAAAG CTTTTAAAATCTTCCACCATGCTGAACTTGAAGAAGCAACTAAACATTTTGACACTTGCCTTGGAAAGGGAGGGTTTGCCACTGTCTACTATG GAAAACTTAAGGATGGGCGCGAAATTGCAGTAAAACATTTCCACAACGAGATAGAAAAGTCCATCAATCAATTCATGAAAGAAATAGAGATCTTAAGTCTCTTGCAGCATCAAAATTTGGTGTTACTTTATGGCGGCAGCTCTCGTCACAGGAAGAACCATCTTCTAGTGTATGAGTACATCTCCAACGGCACCCTTTCTAAATGTCTTCAAGGACCTTCCAGTGAAAAGTTATCATGGCTTACTAGATTGAACATTGCCATTGAAACTGCAACCACGTTAGTATATCTTCATGATTCAGGCATCATCCATCGCAATGTGAAAGGAAGCAACATTCTCTTGGATGAAAACTTGACTGTTAAGGTTGCAGATTTTggactctcaaggtcacttccaAGTTCTATTACACATGTTTCAACCATGCCAGTGGGAACTCACGCTTACATAGATCCGGATTACTATGAATCTGGAAGAGTCAGTGATAGAAGTGATGTCTACAGCTTTGGCGTGGTCTTGTTTGAGCTCATATCATTGAAACCACCTAGCTTGTTGGATGATGGAGAGAGTGTTACTCTAGCCAAGTTTGGAATCACTAAGATGTTAAACAATGCAATGGAGGAGCTCGTGGATCCAATTTTCAAGTTTGGTTCAGATAAAAAGTTGATGGGAAATGATAACAGCTGTGGCAGAGTTAGCATTTCAGTGTGTGCAGTGTCCTAA
- the LOC107641189 gene encoding probable serine/threonine-protein kinase PBL19 — protein MSQSSTLHWLTRLDIAIDAANALSYLHYHGIVHRNVKSHNILLDKNLCAKLGGLHLSRKLPEGVSIDDTYVTSDLVGTRGYIDPEYVSYGRVGATVDVYSFGVVLCELISSNSLSIGKVARKRVLLQF, from the coding sequence ATGTCACAAAGCAGCACACTGCATTGGCTCACTAGATTAGACATTGCAATTGATGCTGCAAATGCATTGAGCTATCTTCATTATCATGGCATCGTCCATCGCAATGTAAAATCCCACAATATTCTGCTAGACAAGAACCTTTGTGCTAAACTTGGTGGCTTACATTTGTCAAGGAAACTTCCAGAAGGAGTTTCAATCGATGATACCTATGTTACAAGTGATTTAGTAGGGACACGTGGTTACATAGACCCAGAATATGTATCATATGGCAGGGTTGGTGCCACAGTTGATGTTTACAGCTTTGGAGTGGTTTTGTGTGAGCTTATATCATCAAACTCGCTAAGTATTGGAAAGGTTGCGAGGAAGAGAGTATTGCTACAATTTTAA